Proteins encoded within one genomic window of Episyrphus balteatus chromosome 1, idEpiBalt1.1, whole genome shotgun sequence:
- the LOC129905504 gene encoding uncharacterized protein K02A2.6-like — protein sequence MTETMYSKFIELPPFDFTLYEENSGLEWTNWHRSFEWYLKANHIQDESDKFVKLMHLAGRKVQELYESLPTPTSITEVARGPLATGCNPHLSDYDTAILKLNDFFEPKKNSTYERHVFRLLKQDKNEKIGSFVMKLHIQAEKCDFGDAVQDNVKDQIIEKCFSAKLRRELLKLGDSNLEKILRAAKVFEAIEEQCKTFDSIEKTNNFSENVNKIEHKVQNKNWKSDKPNECSRCGYTGHQAFEEKCPARGKLCNKCGGKDHFIRKCRSKKRIHNFENKSSTNTFREKMKRDSEEHYKLKKLKPDESETIKLLDASDANKKVEYIFCIGDTAGNEIRCKIGGVAVKVVVDSGSKFNIIDSKTWEFLKTNGIKVSKQRQQANHEFKAYGGHPLTVMGVFESSIETKHKCCLADFYVVKDYGKALVGFQTGIPLGVMKIGEDVINQIDQHCNSSKIKGFVVDIPLKEGVKPVAQPYRRVPVPLEEAVDNKINKLLQEGIIEKVNEPSQWISPVVPVPKGDDVRICIDMRRANEAVQRENHPLPTMEDFLPHIGKGRFFTKLDVKDAFHQVEISEESRPITTFITRKGLFRYTRLMFGIACAPELFQKIMEQILVGCKGCLNYMDDIIIYGETIEHLNKRVAKVLETLKSHNVMLNRAKCIFGVTELEFLGHKLSACGIAPTQSKVEAVKNFRCPSSVAEVRSFLGLVNFVGKFIPNLANLTEPLRTLTRQNATFKWQKEQQIRFERLKESLTSDVVLGYYDVQKRTQVYADASPVALGAVLIQISDSDEPRVITYASKSLTDTEKRYCQTEKEALALVWSVERFHFYLFGRVFELVTDHKALETIFSPTSKPCARIERWVLRLQSYNFKVVYKPGKHNIADPLSRLVVTNKAEELFDLDNEQYINYVVANAVPVALKLKEVEEASASDITIRDVKIGLAERIWSDRAGPFKLFETELCFAGNILLRGSRIVMPENLRNRTIELAHEGHPGITVMKRRLRTKVWWPKIDIEAEVFVRKCLGCTMVAAPSAPEPMKRKELPSEPWSHLAIDFMGPLPSSHYLLVVVDYFSRFVEVEIMTKITTMETIKRLRTIFARFGRPNVITADNGTQFTSTEFKDYCTENGIQILHSTPFWPQQNGEVERQNRSILKRLKISQNLHQDWEKELQDYLLMYRTTPHSTTLKSPSELMFGRTVSDKLPQINQPFEYDEELHDRDKTKKEKEKQYADEKRNAKSNLIAVGDLVWLKNLINTNKLSATFEPIDFKVVERSGSEIVVENLETGVRYRRNVTHAIRVPLQNGNREIPTEQEQKQHQQQNDQQSVDQGSLSYQGPTANKRATASMTTDELPPRKRKAPAKFQDYTQ from the exons aAACAATGTATTCAAAATTCATTGAATTACCGCCATTTGACTTCACACTATATGAAGAAAATAGTGGTTTAGAATGGACAAATTGGCACCGGTCATTCGAATGGTACCTTAAAGCGAACCATATTCAGGATGAATCTGACAAATTTGTAAAACTGATGCACTTGGCTGGCCGAAAGGTGCAAGAATTATACGAGTCGTTACCAACACCAACTAGTATCACTGAAGTAGCACGTGGACCACTTGCCACCGGTTGCAATCCACATTTGTCTGATTATGACACAGCTATACTAAAGCTCAATGATTTTTTTGAGCCAAAAAAGAACTCCACCTACGAACGACACGTATTTCGACTTCTCAAGcaagacaaaaatgaaaaaattggcAGCTTCGTTATGAAACTTCACATTCAAGCCGAAAAATGTGATTTTGGTGATGCAGTCCAAGACAATGTCAAAgaccaaattattgaaaaatgtttttcggCCAAACTACGCAGAGAACTACTAAAGCTGGGTGACTCCAAtcttgaaaaaattttgagagCGGCCAAAGTTTTTGAAGCCATCGAGGAGCAATGCAAAACATTCGACTCGATCGAAAAAACCAATAACTTCTcagaaaatgtaaacaaaattgaGCACAAAGTTCAAAACAAGAACTGGAAAAGTGACAAACCAAATGAATGCTCTCGTTGTGGGTATACTGGACACCAAGCGTTTGAAGAAAAGTGCCCAGCAAGAGGCAAATTATGTAACAAATGTGGCGGTAAGGATCATTTTATCCGGAAATGCCGAAGTAAAAAACGAATACATAACTTCGAAAACAAATCTTCAACAAACACCTTTCGAGAAAAAATGAAACGCGATTCTGAAGAacattataaattgaaaaagctTAAACCGGACGAATCAGAAACCATTAAATTGCTCGATGCAAGtgatgcaaacaaaaaagtcGAATACATTTTTTGCATCGGAGACACAGCTGGAAACGAAATTCGTTGTAAAATTGGTGGCGTTGCAGTCAAGGTTGTTGTCGACTCCGggtcaaaatttaatattatcgACAGCAAAACTTGGGAGTTTCTTAAAACCAATGGGATCAAAGTATCAAAGCAACGCCAACAAGCAAATCACGAGTTCAAAGCATACGGCGGCCATCCATTAACTGTAATGGGAGTGTTCGAATCCAGCATCGAGACCAAGCACAAGTGTTGTTTGGCGGATTTTTATGTGGTGAAAGATTATGGAAAAGCATTAGTTGGCTTCCAAACAGGCATCCCATTGGGAGTGATGAAAATAGGCGAAGACGTCATAAACCAAATTGACCAGCATTGTAACTCAAGCAAAATAAAAGGATTTGTTGTTGATATACCACTAAAGGAAGGTGTAAAACCTGTTGCGCAGCCGTATCGTCGGGTTCCAGTCCCATTAGAAGAGGCAGTCgacaataaaatcaataaactcCTCCAAGAAGGAATTATTGAGAAG GTGAACGAGCCGTCCCAATGGATTTCGCCAGTGGTACCAGTGCCTAAAGGCGATGACGTGCGAATTTGCATAGATATGCGCCGAGCGAACGAGGCTGTCCAAAGGGAAAATCATCCGCTTCCAACTATGGAAGACTTTCTTCCCCATATCGGAAAAGGGCGGTTTTTCACAAAGTTGGATGTTAAGGACGCCTTCCACCAG GTAGAGATTTCAGAAGAGTCTAGACCGATAACAACATTCATAACAAGAAAGGGCTTGTTTCGTTACACCAGACTAATGTTCGGAATAGCTTGTGCCCcagaattatttcaaaaaataatggaACAAATTTTGGTTGGATGTAAAGGTTGTTTAAACTACATGGACGACATAATTATTTACGGAGAAACAATCGAACATCTAAATAAACGTGTCGCCAAAGTTTTGGAAACCCTTAAGAGCCATAACGTTATGTTAAATCGTGCAAagtgcatttttggagtaaCAGAATTGGAATTTCTTGGCCATAAGTTATCGGCATGTGGCATAGCTCCTACGCAAAGTAAGGTTGAAGCTGTGAAGAATTTTCGTTGTCCATCGAGTGTTGCAGAAGTGCGTAGCTTTCTTGGCTTAGTTAACTTTGTGGGAAAATTTATTCCAAACTTAGCTAATCTAACGGAACCACTTCGTACTTTAACTAGGCAAAATGCAACATTTAAGTGGCAAAAAGAGCAACAAATTAGATTTGAACGTTTAAAAGAAAGTCTGACTAGTGACGTAGTATTGGGGTATTACGATGTTCAAAAACGCACTCAGGTATACGCTGATGCTAGTCCAGTTGCTTTGGGCGCAGTGTTAATCCAAATTAGTGACAGTGATGAGCCGAGGGTTATCACTTATGCAAGTAAAAGTTTGACCGATACTGAGAAACGATACTGCCAAACCGAAAAAGAAGCATTGGCTTTAGTATGGTCGGTTGAGAGAtttcacttttatttatttggccGAGTCTTTGAACTGGTGACCGATCATAAAGCATTGGAAACGATATTTTCTCCAACAAGTAAGCCGTGTGCACGGATAGAACGCTGGGTACTCCGTTTGCAATCTTATAATTTTAAGGTCGTATACAAACCAGGAAAACACAATATAGCTGACCCGTTGTCTCGATTAGTAGTTACCAACAAGGCAGAAGAATTGTTTGATTTAGACAATGAACAATATATCAACTATGTTGTAGCAAATGCTGTACCAGTCGCATTAAAACTAAAAGAAGTGGAAGAGGCGTCTGCAAGTGACATAACTATTCGTGATGTTAAAATTGGACTCGCAGAAAGAATTTGGTCTGATAGAGCTGGGCCGTTTAAGTTATTCGAAACCGAATTATGCTTTGCTGGAAATATCCTACTTCGAGGAAGTCGTATTGTTATGCCGGAAAATTTGCGAAACCGTACAATAGAATTGGCTCATGAGGGACATCCGGGAATTACAGTCATGAAACGCCGGTTACGAACAAAAGTTTGGTGGCCAAAAATAGACATTGAAGCAGAAGTATTTGTAAGAAAGTGTCTGGGTTGCACAATGGTGGCGGCCCCATCAGCACCGGAACCAATGAAGCGTAAGGAGCTACCTTCTGAACCGTGGTCTCACTTAGCAATTGATTTTATGGGTCCGTTACCTTCAAGCCATTACCTTTTAGTCGTTGTCGACTATTTTAGTAGGTTTGTCGAAGTGgaaattatgacaaaaattaCAACAATGGAAACAATTAAAAGACTTAGAACTATTTTTGCGCGATTTGGTAGACCTAACGTGATAACAGCTGACAATGGTACACAATTTACCAGCACCGAATTCAAAGATTATTGTACTGAAAACGGTATACAAATTTTGCATTCTACACCATTCTGGCCACAGCAAAATGGTGAAGTGGAGCGCCAAAATCGTTCTATTCTAAAGCGTTTAAAAATAAGCCAGAATTTGCACCAGGATTGGGAGAAAGAGTTGCAGGACTACTTGTTAATGTATCGTACAACACCACACTCTACCACATTAAAATCGCCATCGGAATTGATGTTTGGAAGAACCGTTAGTGACAAGTTACCACAAATTAACCAGCCATTTGAATACGATGAAGAACTTCACGATcgtgacaaaacaaaaaaagaaaaagaaaaacaatatgCTGATGAAAAGCGAAATGCCAAAAGTAACTTAATAGCAGTTGGGGACTTGGTGTGGTTGAAAAACttgataaatacaaataaattgtcCGCAACATTTGAACCAATCGATTTTAAAGTAGTTGAACGAAGTGGCTCCGAGATAGTGGTTGAAAACCTAGAAACCGGTGTACGTTATCGACGCAATGTTACACATGCCATACGAGTTCCGTTACAAAATGGAAATAGAGAAATACCTACAgagcaagaacaaaaacaacatcaacaacaaaatGATCAACAAAGTGTGGACCAAGGATCGTTAAGCTACCAAGGGCCAACCGCGAATAAAAGAGCAACTGCGAGCATGACCACGGATGAGTTACCACCGCGAAAGAGAAAAGCACCAGCCAAATTCCAGGACtatacacaataa